A window of Hordeum vulgare subsp. vulgare chromosome 5H, MorexV3_pseudomolecules_assembly, whole genome shotgun sequence genomic DNA:
ACACACGAATCACCTATTCCAGTTATCTGTGCATTCAGTTGAGGCAGTTGCTCCAATCATCCTTGCATTGGCAGGATGCTCCCGCGTTGCATCTGAAGCAATCTCCACGCCACGGCACAGCGCACATCACTGTTGTTGCTTTGGATGAGCTAGGCCAGATTGGCTGCGCTGTGTATCTCCGAGGGACCCCATGTCCACCCGAGTCCCAACCACCCTGACAATTGACAGCCAAGGAACTCTTGGCTTCGCCCCTTCCTCCGGGAAGAAATCTTTCACCAAGTCCAGAATGGCAGCTGAAACCACACCATTGAAATTTTCTCAGTTGGACGATAGCTAGTACTATAACTGTTATGGAAAGTTAATCGTTCAGAATTGAGTAGCGAACGTTCCTTCCCTGCAGCTCCTGGTAAACTGTAGCAGAGCGAGCAGCACCCAACTCTGACCATCCGACGGCAGCAGGCCAGCAGCCGGGGTTGATGGATTCCATTCCCGCAAAACCAACACGTTTACTCCAGATCCAAACTTAAAACAACTTTTAACAATCCACTACGGCATACGAGTACTCCACTGAGATCCTGACAGTTGCCGTCGGCGCTCCGCGAACTGCAATGCTTCTTCCTCGCGACAGCAATGGCGACGCCGCGCGCGCCCCGTTACTCGCCAGCTACCGCGTCGCGCTCTCGCCGGGCGATCCCCTCCTAGCCAAGCCTCCTAGGCCAGAATGGCTCAGTTTCTTACGCGGTGGCCCGACGTCGGCCGTTGGGGCCGCCGTGGACTGGGGCTCCGTGCGGTCGACGTGCACGGAGTGGATCAAGCACCCCATGAACATCGCGCTGTTACTCTGGCTCCTCTGCGTGGGCGCCTCCGGCGGTAtgctcgtgctcctcctcctcgggctcctcgacCGTGCGTTCCCGGCGCCGGCGGCGAGGACCCACTGGGTCGAGGTCAACAACCAGGTGCTCAACGCGCTCTTCACGCTCATGAGCCTCTACCAGCACCCGGCCCTTTTCCACCACGTCTTCCTGCTCTGCCGCTGGCGCATGCCCGGCGACGCCGCCGAGCTCCGCGCCGCGTACTGCGGCGAGGGCGGCGGCCCGCCGCGCCGCGGCGAGCGCGCGCACATGGCCGTAGTCGTCGCGCTGCTCCACCTCACCGTCGTCTGCCAGTACGCGCTGTGCTGGCTCTACTGGGGCTTCACCGAGAGGTCCCGCCCCGAGCTCGCAGAGGACGGCTTCGTCGCGCTTGGCGTCGGAGCGCCGGTCGCCGCCGCCGTGTACACCGTGTGCAGCCCGCTGGGAAAAGACCCGTCCAGCGACCTGGCCGCGTGCTCCGACACCGCCTCGCTGAGACAGCAATGCCCCACCATGGCGTCGCACGCCGTGGCGGTGGTCGAGCCGGAGTGGGCGGGCGGCATGTTCGACTGCGGCGGGGAAGCGGCGGCGGGGTGctgcctctccctctcctgcaCCTTCTGCGTCTTCGGGTGGAACGCGGAGAGGCTCGGCTTCGGCAACGCGTGCGTGCACGCCACCACGTTCGCGCTCATGTGCTTCGCGCCGCTGTGGGTGTTGGGCGTCACGGCGCTCCACGTCCACGACGTGGCCGTCGGCGACGTGGTCGGCGGCGCCGGCGTGCTGCTCTGCGCGGGCGGCCTCCTCTACGGCGGGTACTGGAGGGTCCAGATGAGGAGGAAGTTCCGGCTCCCGGGGAGCACCGCGTGCTGCGGCTCCAAGTCGGCCACGGACTACGCACGGTGGATGTTCTGCTGGCCGTGCGCGCTGGCGCAGGAGGTACGCACGGCGAGCCGCTACCACATCGATGGCGAGAGCTTCTTCCACAGgaacgccgtcgccgccgccaccacgaaCGACGAGCCATTGCTCATCGCGGCACACAGGACTGCGATTGCGGCGTCGGATCACGAGGGATCATCAAAATCAGATGGGcacttggtggtggttgttcatGACGAAATGGCTCCACCGGCTGTGGTTCAGGTTGTGGTGGCGGGAGACGACGACACATGCGCGCAATGCGATGCCGTTCATGTTGAGAAGAAGATTGATGCCATCGGCGTGGTAGAGGAGGATGGATCGTCTTTGTTGGCGTTGAATGGAGAAATGGTGGACCACAGATTGTCTGGTGGAAGGTGGAGGGCGGAGAAGGTGAGGAGGATGATCAATGTGGTCACCATGGTGTCCTTGCTCCTCCTTCTGTACACAAGGGGATCTATTCTTTAGGGACGGGTTGAATTTGAAGATGATTCTGTAAATGGTTTTAGGATTTAGATGCATACGACAACAAGATTCATACTGAACTGTACATAACTCTGTAATTTGTGGCGGGGGTAGCTGTTTGGGAAGCAGCATGTTTCAGGTTGCAGAGTATATCCTGTCATTGAAAACTACTCCCtcggtacctaaatataagtcttttaagatatttcattaggtgtctatatacggaacaaaataagtgaatctatactctaaaatatgtctatatacatccgtatgtagtccattaataaaacatctagaaagacttatatttagaaacggagggagtattttttgtATTGGTGCCATGGTCAACAAGTATGTGGACAGTTTGTCTTTTGATGAAAACAAGAAGGGTCAGACAgcaagtactcccttcgttcctaaatactccctcctttgtcccaactttgtactagctctagtataaaattgtactaagctcaaGATTTATTTTGGGACAAAGGGAAGGGagtataaatctttttagagattttatcaTAAACTACATTTAAAAATAAaggatgaatctacactctaaagtatgtctatatacatctatttagaaagaaagaaatatatgTGTATAATCAGGATGCCAATGGAGGGCACATCAAATGCGGCTAATGGCGACGAGATGAGAGCGAGCGACTCCGGAGGCCCCAACAGATAGGAGTACGATCTTATCAAATCGGTTTCCCATGTGTTCGACAAATGGTGGAGATAAAAGATATatgagtgatacgtctctaacgtatctataattttttattgttccatgctgatatattatcattttagaataattttggggtatttatttaccaatttatattattcttAAGCAGTAGCCTATTGACCAAGTTGAAAGGACATGAATGTTGTCTAGAGGGAGGGCgggtgaatatgcgctttaaaataattactatttaggcttgaacaaatgcgaaataaaactaacatttaatttgtcaagcacaaaacctaaaacaactaggatcacctatgtgcatcaacaacttatgctaaacaagataaacaactactccctccgtaaactaatataagagcatttagaacactattttagtaatcttaacactcttatattagtttacagaggaagtatgtgatagcaagatatataacaagaaacaatatgactatcacaaagtaaagtgcataagtaaagggctcgtgtAGTGTAAGAGATAagtgaggcacacggagacgacgatgtatcctgaagttcacacccttgttgatgctaatctctgtttgaaactgtgtgaaggcacaatgctacccaggatgccactaaggccattgtaatctcctcacgcccttgcacaatggaagatgtcgtgattccactaagggacccttgagggcggtcacccgacccgtacaaacaaggttggggcaatttcCACAAATTAattaggctcccaacaacaccacgaagcttcaccacaatggaatattttcttcgaggtaacctcaaatgctcggagaaacctccacaacctaattggagaccccgacgctttcccggagctttacaccataatgattgagctccgaggcaccatgaagcttctaggatgccaaagcacccaagaagaacaagctctaagataccaagcacccaagagtaataagcttctcaaactttacTTCCATGTATcatcatggagaactcaaacctatgcaccaaatgcaatggcaagggcacatggagtgccgaagtccttctctcccaaatcacaCGACAAGAACTAATGCtatggtggaaaatgagaggaataacaaagaagaacaccaagaactccaagaactagatccaaggggttcccctcacatagaggagaaaatgattggtggaaatgtggatatagatctcctctctcttttccctcaaaaaggagcaagaatcattggaggtatcgagagttagcaagctctaagatggTCGACAATGGGGGGCGAAAACGAGTTCAAGagttggggaaccattggggaagaagacccccttaaataggtccccacaaatATGCCCGTTATGTGGAGAATAACAGAGGGGCGATACAACGAGTACATgtatatagcggtacaaccggccCAAAACCGCCCAAGAACTTCTCCAAAACAGAACCTAGTCTGGTGGTAGAGCGGTACGTGGCCGGTACAACCGCTCCAAACACAGGTTGTGCCGGTCGAGCGGTACAACCTGTCTTAGGGGTGGTACAACCTCAATGAAAAACAGGGTAAGAcaaaaatagccataactttcgcatacgaacttcgaattgagcaaactcaagcttgttggataggaGACGACAAGTAATATCCAAAATATGTATGGTTATAACAATTAGAGGTAGTagaaaaatgtcaatgatatagagatgtgaaacctctatgaatgaagaaccaacaaaaactccaacatcgaaaacatcatagaagatgcaaatAAACTCcagttttgatgaactcgagcttgtcataaagatgtccATAAGCTCGAAAAGTCACAAAGAGAACCACGAAACAAGAAccgagaaagatgatgcaaggatgcatatggtttgagctctcaacgaaagatatgatcaagctactcacttgagagctccccttaacagtacggcaatctatcctaaaatagcaaaacctatcaaggacaaaccaataccttgcacctagtccacttgagctagatgatgatgatatttaattcctcaagatggaccacctttctttattgcgctggctcgatgaagacttgtaaattgctccccatactccattatgggtgagccactcttgagcacatcttcacaagtccattgccaccacaatggacgacaagcttcaagcatgatatcttcgtgatgctccacttgaaattGCACACCAAAAACTtgcatgggttgaatgagatcttcctcttgacggaatcccatggaaacacacctaaccctacatagaactctcacaaagaccatgggctagtacacaaagcgtaatggacaatgcttgccataccatgggatcacttgatccttcttggtacatcttgtacgctctgTGTGTTGATGAACTTGATttattctttgacttagtcttgatcgaccttgtgtctttatgaccaatctttggagtttatatgatgaccaaggtggtattcaagattTTATCCAAAGTTGATGACAATCACTTTGAAGAgactttatataaggaaataagcataaccaagaacACACAtgaaaagcaataatgcatgggtATGAGGTGCAAATGcttaagaaacaaaagaaaaactctcttaacatctccaaactaaactctctaaacttctcccccattgtcatcgattgccaaaatggacgaaaagcttAGAGAGCCACTATAATAGGTGTTCCTCCAAAAAGTGTCTAcgtctcaacaaatgagtgcaaagaaataaacATATACAATGATACGTAGTTGGAGGAAaatgaactatatcgaggacccgaagattgcaaaaagaatcatatggcacaaagacatacaaaagagagaagcaagcaatcaaaagataccaaaaggaacaagcaatcacatggtccttcgaaccacatgaataaaagacatTCTGATATGGGAAaatgagtgttttatcaaaactagtgaagctccccatgatttgtgcacaatTAGGATTTTTTTGTATTTCATACAAGTGCGCAAAATAGGAACGTTgcacccccaaaattaataaa
This region includes:
- the LOC123396493 gene encoding uncharacterized protein LOC123396493, with the protein product MLLPRDSNGDAARAPLLASYRVALSPGDPLLAKPPRPEWLSFLRGGPTSAVGAAVDWGSVRSTCTEWIKHPMNIALLLWLLCVGASGGMLVLLLLGLLDRAFPAPAARTHWVEVNNQVLNALFTLMSLYQHPALFHHVFLLCRWRMPGDAAELRAAYCGEGGGPPRRGERAHMAVVVALLHLTVVCQYALCWLYWGFTERSRPELAEDGFVALGVGAPVAAAVYTVCSPLGKDPSSDLAACSDTASLRQQCPTMASHAVAVVEPEWAGGMFDCGGEAAAGCCLSLSCTFCVFGWNAERLGFGNACVHATTFALMCFAPLWVLGVTALHVHDVAVGDVVGGAGVLLCAGGLLYGGYWRVQMRRKFRLPGSTACCGSKSATDYARWMFCWPCALAQEVRTASRYHIDGESFFHRNAVAAATTNDEPLLIAAHRTAIAASDHEGSSKSDGHLVVVVHDEMAPPAVVQVVVAGDDDTCAQCDAVHVEKKIDAIGVVEEDGSSLLALNGEMVDHRLSGGRWRAEKVRRMINVVTMVSLLLLLYTRGSIL